A single Gopherus flavomarginatus isolate rGopFla2 chromosome 24, rGopFla2.mat.asm, whole genome shotgun sequence DNA region contains:
- the LOC127040332 gene encoding uncharacterized protein LOC127040332 encodes DHPEDPGADHSQGPRELPATQTDCESSLARFFHHIAPLGLFSSLARLLHKLSAWGGPPVPVENIGSLDDCAPSLDRPVRHAKKRLGRLAHFLFAIIPARFQHALGYLPADCMGQSRIPEEIQKSPVKPSGKGSKRKQDDVALEEQQSWVEILQQELPEEDEAEDSTYEPTRSETDSEEYRSQNDTETDLEFEEKDGVLVLKESPSLQESGENMLAAASSNTLEQQAAASSGGGDMQEQQAAASGGGGDMPWSSRLQRAAAVGMPWSSRLQRAAAVGMPWSSRLQRAAAVGMPWSSRLQRAAAVGTCRSSRLQRAAVTGLK; translated from the exons gaccacccggaagaccccggagcagatcacagccagggacccagg GAGTTACCAGCTACCCAGACAGACTGTGAATCCTCCCTGGCCAGGTTCTTCCACCACATTGCTCCGCTGGGGCTCTTCAGTTCCCTG GCCCGGCTCCTCCACAAACTCTCGGCCTGGGGCGGCCCGCCTGTCCCTGTGGAGAACATTGGCAGCCTGGACGATTGCGCCCCTTCCCTTGACAGGCCTGTGCGACACGCCAAGAAGCGTCTCGGCAgactggcacacttcctgttcgcCATCATCCCCGCCAGGTTCCAGCATGCCCTCGGCTACCTGCCGGCAGACTGCATGGGTCAGAGCAGGATCCCTGAGG AGATCCAAAAAAGTCCAGTCAAGCCCTCGGGCAAAGGGAGCAAAAGGAAACAAGATGATGTTGCTCTGGAGGAGCAGCAGTCCTGGGTGGAGATCTTGCAGCAAGAGCTACCGGAAGAGGATGAGGCCGAAGACTCTACCTATGAG CCAACACGATCGGAGACGGACAGCGAAGAATACAGGTCCCAGAATGACACAGAGACCGACCTGGAGTTTGAAGAGAAAGACGGGGTCCTGGTGCTGAAGGAATCACCGAGTCTGCAG GAGTCTGGCGAGAACATGCTGGCTGCAGCAAGCAGCAATACCCtggagcagcaggctgcagcGAGCAGCGGCGGTGGGGACATGCaggagcagcaggctgcagcGAGCGGCGGCGGTGGGGACATGCCCtggagcagcaggctgcagcGAGCGGCGGCGGTGGGGATGCCCtggagcagcaggctgcagcGAGCGGCGGCGGTGGGGATGCCCtggagcagcaggctgcagcGAGCGGCGGCGGTGGGGATGCCCtggagcagcaggctgcagcGAGCGGCGGCGGTGGGGACATGCaggagcagcaggctgcagcGAGCGGCGGTGACTGGGTTGAAGTGA